A stretch of the Rosa rugosa chromosome 5, drRosRugo1.1, whole genome shotgun sequence genome encodes the following:
- the LOC133711518 gene encoding uncharacterized protein LOC133711518, whose product MPWMTLGGIIALPLFIFLRKQLLTPSELKDRFSDIRFVRLPNIKIYLVGETLSGCWATVGVLIEKGTKRASSTGKSYSIYKFECLEEDTVSVFLFGDAYERNCNEQAGMVFALFNCSLRKDAKGAGFSLSVFSANQIVEIGTSVDYGVCRGKRKDGMACTLVINKKDHRNIPLCKLCSREGI is encoded by the exons ATGCCTTGGATGACCCTCGGAGGGATCATCGCTCTCCCTCTGTTTATCTTCTTGAG GAAGCAGTTGCTAACTCCTTCAGAGCTCAAGGATCGGTTTTCAGACATCCGTTTTGTTCGGTTACCCAATATAAA GATCTATCTGGTTGGGGAAACTCTTTCAGGATGTTGGGCAACTGTTGGAGTGTTGATTGAGAAGGGCACTAAAAGAGCTAGTTCTACAGGGAAGAGCTATTCGATATACAAATTCGAGTGTTTGGAGGAAGATACCGTTTCTGTTTTCTTGTTTGGTGATGCTTATGAGAGGAACTGCAATGAGCAGGCTGGAATGGTGTTTGCACTGTTTAATTGTAGCCTACGCAAGGATGCTAAG GGTGCTGGTTTTTCTTTGAGTGTGTTTTCGGCCAATCAAATTGTGGAGATAGGAACTTCAGTTGATTATGGAGTCTGCAGAGGGAAAAGGAAGGATGGAATGGCTTGTACTTTAGTCATAAATAA AAAGGATCACAGAAATATTCCACTATGCAAACTGTGCTCAAGGGAGG GAATTTGA